From Rhizobium sp. NZLR1, a single genomic window includes:
- a CDS encoding DNA starvation/stationary phase protection protein, protein MSSSSAETRRLSPLKTPSTLPTNAVTDISAALTALLADVFTLYMKTKNFHWHMSGPHFRDYHLLLDEQAEQIFAMTDDIAERARKIGGVTLRSIGQIARQQRITDNDADFVTAEDMLSELREDNGQLVSLLREVHGLCDEHNDVATASLIENWIDEGERRTWFLFETTRRQK, encoded by the coding sequence ATGTCCTCTTCATCAGCCGAGACCCGCAGACTTTCGCCGCTCAAGACGCCCTCCACCCTGCCGACCAATGCCGTCACCGATATTTCGGCGGCGCTGACCGCGCTGCTTGCCGATGTCTTCACCCTTTATATGAAAACCAAGAACTTCCACTGGCATATGTCCGGCCCGCATTTCCGCGACTACCACCTGCTGCTTGACGAACAGGCAGAGCAGATATTCGCCATGACCGACGACATTGCCGAGCGCGCCCGCAAGATCGGCGGCGTGACGCTGCGCTCCATCGGCCAGATCGCCCGCCAGCAGCGCATAACCGACAATGACGCGGATTTCGTCACGGCCGAGGACATGCTGTCGGAACTGCGCGAGGACAATGGCCAGCTCGTTTCGCTGCTACGCGAGGTGCATGGTCTCTGCGACGAGCATAATGATGTCGCGACCGCCAGCCTGATCGAGAACTGGATCGACGAGGGTGAGCGCCGCACCTGGTTCCTGTTCGAAACGACGCGCCGCCAGAAGTAA
- the dut gene encoding dUTP diphosphatase, with translation MTIHHDVRPTLNLIRLANGEGLDLPAYESKGAAGMDLRAAVDAAAPLTLLPGKRALVPTGFIFEIPEGFEGQVRPRSGLAFKHGITCLNSPGTVDSDYRGEVKVLLANLGDEPFIIERGMRIAQMVIAPVTQARVAESAAASETMRGAGGFGSTGV, from the coding sequence ATGACCATTCATCACGATGTGAGACCGACGCTGAACCTCATCCGCCTGGCCAACGGCGAAGGCCTCGACCTGCCCGCCTATGAAAGCAAGGGGGCGGCCGGCATGGACCTGCGCGCCGCCGTCGACGCGGCAGCACCACTGACGCTGCTGCCCGGCAAACGGGCGCTGGTGCCAACCGGTTTCATCTTCGAGATCCCCGAGGGGTTCGAGGGCCAGGTGCGGCCGCGCTCCGGCCTTGCCTTCAAACACGGCATCACCTGCCTGAATTCGCCGGGCACCGTCGACAGTGACTATCGCGGCGAGGTGAAAGTGCTGCTCGCCAATCTCGGCGACGAACCGTTCATTATCGAGCGCGGCATGCGCATCGCCCAGATGGTGATCGCGCCGGTGACCCAGGCGCGGGTCGCCGAGAGTGCCGCGGCAAGCGAGACAATGCGCGGCGCCGGCGGCTTCGGCTCTACCGGCGTGTGA
- a CDS encoding LysR substrate-binding domain-containing protein, whose translation MALFNLNDLHLFVQAVDSGGFTAAARHLGIPKSTVSKRVAELEGRLGVRLIQRTSRSFALTELGREFFQHAQASIIEAEMAEGIVRRHLAEPAGSVRLTASVPTAQFTLTEHLPALAARYPKLRLSVHVTDRFVDIVQEGFDIALRSHRAPLPDSALVQRKLASHPFFILASPDYIRAHGEPSRPEELAQHATIMTSLTDNQWRLYCDSGEKALVTLQSVMAADEPYVLMEAAAAGLGITCLPTSVCRKALATMRLVRLLPDWTAGSIETTILMPHRRGQLPAVRAVVDFLAERLAG comes from the coding sequence ATGGCGCTTTTCAACCTCAACGACCTGCATCTCTTCGTGCAGGCGGTCGACAGTGGCGGTTTCACGGCCGCGGCGAGACATCTCGGCATTCCGAAATCGACCGTCAGCAAGCGGGTCGCGGAGCTGGAGGGACGGCTTGGCGTGCGGCTGATTCAGCGCACGTCACGGAGCTTCGCGCTGACCGAGCTCGGCCGAGAATTCTTTCAGCACGCCCAGGCCTCGATCATCGAGGCGGAGATGGCCGAGGGCATCGTGCGGCGGCATCTGGCCGAACCGGCCGGCAGCGTTCGCCTGACCGCCTCGGTGCCGACGGCGCAGTTCACCCTGACGGAGCATCTGCCGGCGCTGGCGGCACGCTATCCAAAGCTCCGGCTTTCCGTTCATGTGACCGACCGCTTCGTCGATATCGTCCAGGAAGGCTTCGACATCGCGCTGCGCAGTCACCGCGCGCCGCTGCCGGATTCGGCGCTGGTGCAGCGCAAGCTTGCCAGCCATCCTTTCTTCATTCTCGCGTCGCCGGATTATATCCGCGCCCATGGCGAACCGAGCAGGCCGGAAGAGCTGGCGCAACATGCCACGATCATGACCAGCCTGACCGACAATCAATGGCGGCTCTATTGCGATAGCGGCGAAAAGGCTCTGGTCACACTGCAGTCCGTGATGGCGGCGGATGAACCCTATGTGCTGATGGAAGCGGCGGCGGCCGGGCTCGGCATCACCTGCCTGCCGACATCGGTCTGCCGGAAGGCGCTGGCGACCATGCGGCTGGTGCGGCTGCTACCGGACTGGACGGCCGGCAGCATCGAGACGACGATCCTGATGCCGCACCGGCGCGGCCAGCTGCCAGCGGTGCGCGCCGTCGTCGATTTTTTGGCGGAACGGCTTGCCGGCTAG
- a CDS encoding Lrp/AsnC family transcriptional regulator: protein MANDAQSLDDTDQAILEALAGNARISLKELAQEVGLSSPSAAERLRRLEERGVIKAFTIDLDPAAVGYPLQAIVRVRPLPGQLHIVERIIQEIPEIVECDKVTGEDCFIARLVIRSMAELDGLLDRVAERAETNTAMIKASPVKRRLPPLSRKK, encoded by the coding sequence ATGGCTAATGATGCGCAATCGCTCGACGATACCGATCAGGCCATTCTGGAAGCCTTGGCCGGCAATGCGCGCATCTCGCTGAAGGAGCTGGCGCAGGAGGTGGGGCTCTCTTCGCCGAGTGCTGCCGAGCGTCTGCGGCGGCTGGAGGAGCGCGGCGTCATCAAGGCCTTCACCATCGATCTCGACCCCGCCGCCGTCGGTTATCCCCTGCAGGCGATCGTCCGCGTGCGCCCGCTGCCGGGACAGCTGCACATCGTCGAGCGCATCATCCAGGAAATTCCCGAAATCGTCGAATGCGACAAGGTGACCGGGGAGGATTGTTTTATCGCTCGCCTGGTCATCCGCTCGATGGCGGAGCTCGACGGCCTGCTGGACAGGGTCGCCGAACGGGCGGAAACCAACACCGCGATGATCAAGGCCTCGCCCGTCAAGCGCCGCCTGCCGCCGCTGTCACGGAAAAAGTAA
- a CDS encoding peptide chain release factor 3: MAESLAEAVSRRRTFAIIAHPDAGKTTLTEKLLLFGGAIQLAGEVKAKKDRIQTRSDWMKIERERGISVVTSVMTFEYNDNVFNILDTPGHEDFADDTYRTLTAVDAAVMVIDAAKGIEPRTLKLFEVCRMRDIPIITFINKMDRESRDPFEILDEVEEKLALDTAPITWPIGRSKTFCGSYNIAANTVRGSDTEIEGTPVNGPQSVAGRLPENERQVFVEETELAIEACRPFDRQSFLEGHMTPVFFGSALRNYGVRDLIDALGDFAPPPRDQVADTRTVHATDDKMTAFVFKIQANMDPNHRDRIAFARICSGKLERGMKARLARTGKQLGLTAPQFFFASQRQLADTAYAGDVVGIPNHGTLRIGDTLTEGESLVFQGVPNFSPEILRRVRLEDAMKAKKLKEALQQMAEEGVVQLFSPEDGSPAIVGVVGALQLDVLKERLMAEYGLPVSFETSRFSVCRWISADQPADLEKFLTVKRGDIARDLDGDPVFLAQDGFSLRYESERHPAIKMVAIKEYHAAKAA, encoded by the coding sequence ATGGCCGAAAGTCTCGCCGAGGCGGTTTCCCGCCGCCGCACATTCGCTATTATCGCCCACCCGGACGCGGGCAAGACGACGCTCACCGAAAAGCTGCTGCTGTTCGGCGGCGCCATTCAGCTTGCCGGGGAAGTCAAGGCGAAGAAGGATCGCATACAGACGCGCTCCGACTGGATGAAGATCGAGCGCGAACGCGGCATCTCCGTCGTCACCTCGGTGATGACCTTTGAATATAACGACAATGTCTTCAACATCCTCGACACACCGGGCCACGAGGATTTCGCCGACGACACCTATCGCACGCTGACCGCCGTCGATGCCGCCGTGATGGTCATCGATGCCGCCAAGGGCATCGAGCCGCGCACGCTGAAGCTCTTCGAAGTCTGCCGCATGCGCGATATCCCGATCATCACCTTCATCAACAAGATGGACCGCGAAAGCCGCGATCCCTTCGAGATCCTCGACGAGGTGGAAGAGAAGCTGGCGCTGGATACGGCGCCGATCACCTGGCCGATCGGCCGCTCGAAGACCTTCTGCGGCTCCTACAATATTGCTGCCAACACGGTGCGCGGCTCGGATACCGAAATCGAGGGAACGCCGGTCAACGGCCCGCAGAGCGTTGCCGGCCGGCTGCCGGAAAACGAGCGCCAGGTCTTCGTCGAGGAGACGGAACTGGCGATCGAGGCCTGCCGCCCATTCGACCGCCAATCCTTCCTGGAAGGCCATATGACGCCGGTTTTCTTCGGCTCGGCGCTGCGCAATTACGGCGTTCGCGACCTGATCGACGCGCTCGGCGATTTTGCGCCGCCGCCACGCGACCAGGTCGCCGATACCAGGACGGTGCACGCGACCGACGACAAGATGACGGCCTTCGTCTTCAAGATCCAGGCCAACATGGATCCCAACCACCGCGACCGCATCGCCTTTGCCCGCATCTGCTCCGGCAAGCTCGAGCGCGGCATGAAGGCAAGGCTTGCCCGCACCGGCAAGCAGCTCGGCCTGACGGCGCCACAATTCTTCTTTGCCTCGCAGCGCCAGCTCGCCGACACCGCCTATGCCGGCGATGTCGTCGGCATTCCCAACCACGGGACGCTCCGCATCGGCGATACGCTGACCGAAGGCGAATCGCTGGTCTTCCAGGGCGTGCCGAACTTCTCGCCTGAAATCCTGCGCCGCGTGCGCCTGGAAGACGCGATGAAGGCGAAGAAGCTCAAGGAAGCCCTGCAGCAGATGGCCGAAGAAGGCGTCGTCCAGCTGTTTTCGCCGGAAGACGGTTCACCGGCGATCGTCGGCGTCGTCGGCGCCCTGCAGCTCGACGTCTTGAAGGAGCGGCTGATGGCCGAATACGGCCTGCCGGTCTCCTTCGAAACGTCGCGTTTCTCGGTCTGCCGCTGGATCTCGGCCGATCAGCCGGCCGATCTCGAAAAATTCCTCACCGTCAAACGCGGCGATATCGCCCGTGATCTCGACGGCGATCCGGTCTTCCTCGCCCAGGACGGTTTCTCGTTGCGCTACGAGTCGGAACGCCATCCGGCCATCAAGATGGTCGCCATCAAGGAGTATCACGCCGCCAAGGCGGCGTGA
- a CDS encoding DMT family transporter has product MEAIMSSDIKRGTAEMTAAMLISGTIGWFVVMSGQPVSGVVFWRCLFGALTLLVICGALGLLRPGILTLRTFGIAVFGGVAIVLNWLLLFASYSHATISIATTVYNTQPFMLLVLGALFLGEKITATKLFWLVLAFAGMIAIVQGKPGGSGDALDGYGLGILMALGAAFFYALAALAAKWLKGTPPHLIALIQVATGMLMLAPMTDFSHPPADVGTWAILITVGVVHTGLMYVLLYGAIQRLPTHLTGALSFLYPIAAILVDRLAFGHALQPMQIAGAAIILLAAAGMNLGWSPRWLRPRALES; this is encoded by the coding sequence ATGGAGGCAATCATGAGCAGCGACATCAAAAGAGGCACAGCGGAAATGACGGCAGCGATGCTGATCTCGGGAACGATCGGCTGGTTCGTCGTCATGTCGGGCCAGCCAGTCAGCGGCGTGGTTTTCTGGCGCTGCCTGTTCGGCGCGCTCACCCTGCTCGTCATCTGCGGCGCCCTCGGGCTGCTGCGGCCCGGCATTCTCACGCTGCGCACCTTCGGCATCGCCGTCTTCGGCGGCGTCGCCATCGTCTTGAACTGGCTGCTGCTGTTTGCCTCCTACTCTCATGCGACGATCTCGATCGCCACGACCGTCTACAACACCCAGCCCTTCATGCTGCTGGTGCTTGGCGCGCTGTTTCTCGGCGAAAAAATCACCGCGACCAAGCTGTTCTGGCTGGTGCTCGCCTTCGCCGGCATGATAGCGATCGTGCAGGGGAAACCAGGTGGAAGCGGCGATGCGCTCGACGGCTACGGCCTCGGTATCCTGATGGCGCTGGGCGCGGCTTTCTTCTACGCGCTCGCAGCGCTTGCCGCGAAATGGCTGAAGGGCACGCCGCCGCATCTTATCGCGCTAATCCAGGTCGCGACCGGCATGCTGATGCTGGCGCCGATGACCGACTTTTCGCATCCACCCGCGGATGTGGGGACGTGGGCGATCCTTATCACCGTCGGCGTCGTTCATACCGGGCTGATGTATGTGCTGCTCTATGGCGCGATCCAGCGGCTGCCGACGCATCTCACCGGCGCCCTGTCCTTCCTCTATCCGATCGCGGCGATCCTCGTCGACCGGCTGGCCTTCGGCCACGCGCTGCAGCCGATGCAGATCGCGGGCGCGGCGATCATCCTGCTTGCCGCCGCCGGCATGAACCTCGGCTGGAGCCCAAGATGGCTGCGGCCGCGGGCGCTGGAGAGTTGA